A window of the Roseburia sp. 831b genome harbors these coding sequences:
- a CDS encoding cytidylyltransferase domain-containing protein, whose translation MKFLAIIQARCGSSRLPSKVLKDLCGETALERVIHRVQKSKYVDEVMVATTINKEDIPIVNLVSGMGIRVFAGNALDVLDRYYQAAKLIQPEYVIRITADCPVFDAKLLDDAIEKLKPETEYMAALSETLADGLDLEIVRFEVLKKAWKEAQLASEREHVTMYIKNHKDMFKIQDYESPIGNLHEERWTIDEPEDYEFIKNIYKHFEQEGKKEFDSKDILGYLNTNPQVREINRGFIRNEGLQISLRNDKIVKRPTEE comes from the coding sequence ATGAAGTTTTTAGCAATTATTCAGGCAAGATGCGGGTCCTCAAGACTCCCGTCAAAGGTTCTGAAAGATTTATGTGGAGAAACCGCATTAGAGCGTGTGATCCATCGTGTTCAGAAAAGCAAATATGTGGATGAAGTTATGGTAGCCACAACAATAAACAAAGAAGATATTCCGATTGTAAATCTGGTATCTGGAATGGGCATCCGCGTGTTTGCAGGTAATGCATTGGATGTTTTGGACCGTTATTATCAGGCTGCAAAGTTAATTCAGCCCGAATATGTCATTCGTATTACAGCAGACTGTCCGGTTTTTGATGCAAAGTTGTTGGATGATGCGATTGAAAAATTAAAACCGGAAACAGAGTATATGGCAGCACTTTCCGAGACCCTTGCAGATGGTTTGGATTTGGAGATTGTACGGTTTGAAGTATTGAAAAAGGCATGGAAAGAAGCACAGCTTGCATCCGAAAGAGAACATGTTACCATGTATATTAAAAATCACAAAGATATGTTCAAAATTCAGGATTATGAAAGTCCAATTGGCAATTTACATGAGGAACGTTGGACGATTGATGAGCCGGAAGATTATGAATTTATCAAGAATATTTACAAACACTTTGAGCAGGAAGGCAAGAAAGAGTTTGATTCAAAAGATATTCTGGGATATTTGAACACAAATCCACAGGTACGGGAGATTAACCGCGGATTTATTCGAAATGAAGGATTACAGATTTCACTTCGAAACGATAAAATTGTAAAAAGACCAACGGAGGAATAG
- the pseB gene encoding UDP-N-acetylglucosamine 4,6-dehydratase (inverting) has protein sequence MYQELLEGKTILVTGGTGSFGKCFTKYVLDNYNPKKIIIYSRDEFKQFNMANDFKQYADKLRFFIGDVRDLERLKRAFKGVDYVVHAAALKQVPSCEYNPNEAIKTNIHGAMNVIEAALDTEVKKVVALSTDKAVNPVNLYGGTKLVSDKLFIAANSYVGEGDLCFSVVRYGNVAGSRGSVIPFFDRLLKEGKTELPITDYRMTRFWISLPEGVQLVLKALKEAKGGETFISKIPSFKITDLAQAMMPGCKMPEVGIREGEKLHEVMVTTEDAATTYEYDKHYIVYPQMVFNDRMRPQPTGKKVTEGFVYSSGTNDVWLSVDEIKERLKEVGF, from the coding sequence ATGTATCAGGAATTATTAGAGGGAAAAACAATCTTAGTAACGGGAGGAACAGGATCTTTTGGTAAGTGTTTCACAAAATATGTGTTAGACAATTATAACCCAAAGAAAATCATCATTTATTCCAGAGATGAATTTAAACAGTTTAACATGGCAAATGACTTTAAACAGTATGCGGACAAGCTTCGTTTTTTCATTGGGGATGTAAGAGACCTTGAAAGATTGAAACGTGCCTTTAAAGGGGTAGATTATGTAGTTCATGCAGCAGCATTAAAGCAGGTGCCAAGCTGTGAGTACAATCCAAATGAAGCGATTAAGACAAATATCCACGGTGCGATGAACGTAATTGAAGCAGCATTGGATACTGAGGTAAAAAAAGTAGTTGCACTTTCGACGGACAAGGCAGTAAATCCGGTTAACCTTTATGGTGGAACCAAGCTGGTATCCGATAAGCTGTTTATTGCAGCCAATTCTTATGTTGGAGAAGGAGATTTATGCTTTTCTGTTGTAAGATACGGAAATGTTGCAGGAAGCAGAGGTTCTGTCATTCCATTTTTTGACCGCCTGTTAAAAGAAGGCAAAACAGAACTTCCAATTACCGATTATCGTATGACACGTTTCTGGATTAGTCTTCCAGAAGGTGTTCAGTTAGTGTTAAAAGCTTTAAAAGAAGCCAAAGGTGGAGAAACTTTTATCAGTAAGATTCCATCCTTTAAGATTACCGACCTTGCACAGGCAATGATGCCAGGATGTAAAATGCCAGAAGTGGGAATCCGTGAGGGCGAGAAGCTTCATGAGGTAATGGTTACCACAGAAGATGCGGCAACAACTTATGAATATGATAAGCATTACATTGTGTATCCACAGATGGTATTTAACGATAGAATGCGTCCACAGCCAACAGGAAAGAAAGTAACGGAAGGATTTGTTTACAGTTCCGGTACCAATGATGTCTGGCTTTCTGTTGATGAAATCAAAGAAAGATTAAAAGAAGTTGGATTCTAA
- a CDS encoding SDR family oxidoreductase, which yields MKKIYITGLAGMLGSNLAYLLKNEYEIYGCDRNALDHMEGVCGTVFDIAKEGLLEQELLRIRPDVIINTAALVNVDGCEQDLLMAENMNAKLPERIRKVCEHIGAHLIQISTDAVYQDTEGVLHKEEDAIGPKNEYAKTKYEGELCVQDYPMTTVIRTNIYGFNMRDKCSFGEWILKALQSGTELNMVEDVKFSPILVNDLSAVIRKIIEQQVYGLYNVCATGGISKYEFGIYMREVFDYPEAVIHKITSEQLHLKAPRSKNMAMDNQKICEKLQMKIRTPRESIEEFKRLYEEGYARKIKAFGGYQS from the coding sequence ATGAAGAAGATATATATAACTGGTTTGGCAGGTATGCTGGGAAGTAATCTCGCATACCTGTTAAAAAATGAGTATGAGATTTACGGATGTGACCGAAATGCCCTGGATCATATGGAAGGGGTTTGTGGAACTGTTTTTGATATTGCAAAGGAAGGGCTGTTAGAGCAGGAACTTTTGCGTATCAGACCGGACGTTATCATTAATACCGCAGCACTTGTCAATGTTGATGGGTGCGAACAGGATTTATTGATGGCGGAAAACATGAATGCTAAACTTCCGGAAAGAATCAGAAAAGTCTGTGAACATATTGGGGCACATCTGATACAGATTTCTACCGATGCTGTGTATCAGGACACAGAAGGGGTACTTCATAAAGAAGAGGACGCAATTGGACCAAAAAATGAGTATGCAAAGACAAAATATGAGGGAGAACTTTGTGTGCAGGATTATCCAATGACAACTGTAATTAGAACTAATATTTATGGATTTAACATGAGAGATAAGTGCAGTTTTGGAGAGTGGATTTTAAAGGCACTTCAGAGTGGAACAGAGCTTAATATGGTTGAAGATGTTAAATTTTCCCCTATTTTGGTAAACGATCTCTCGGCGGTTATTCGCAAAATAATCGAACAACAGGTATATGGATTATATAACGTCTGTGCAACAGGTGGGATATCCAAATATGAATTTGGAATTTATATGAGAGAGGTATTTGATTACCCGGAGGCGGTAATTCATAAGATTACGAGTGAACAGCTACATCTTAAGGCACCAAGAAGCAAAAACATGGCGATGGATAATCAAAAAATTTGTGAAAAGCTACAGATGAAGATTCGTACACCGCGAGAAAGCATAGAGGAATTTAAACGATTGTATGAGGAAGGATATGCAAGAAAAATAAAAGCATTTGGAGGATATCAATCATGA
- a CDS encoding N-acetylneuraminate synthase family protein: MKIGNRIISKDGKPYFIADIAANHDGDLNRAYKLIELAKESGADAAKFQNFHAGQIVSRNGFDTMKKMTHQASWSKSVYDVYDDATLPLDWTEKLKEKCDEVGIEYMTSPYDVESVDRVDPYVNAYKIGSGDIQWTEMLEYIASKGKPVIIASGASSLEDVKRAYQSIRKYTNEIVLMQCNTNYTASIENYKYINLRVLNTYKELFPDCVLGLSDHTYGHATVLGACALGARVFEKHFTDDNDRIGPDHKFSMTPKTWKEMVEQTMLLYEALGDGEKKIEENEKDSSVVQRRAIYLTKDKKKGEVITKEDIFPLRPYKEGGYAPYLENEVIGKILTMDISKDTMLKKEMLKTC, encoded by the coding sequence ATGAAAATTGGAAATAGAATTATTTCAAAAGATGGGAAACCATACTTTATTGCAGACATAGCAGCAAACCATGACGGAGATTTAAACCGTGCATATAAGCTGATTGAATTAGCAAAGGAAAGTGGTGCGGATGCTGCAAAATTTCAGAATTTTCATGCTGGTCAGATTGTGAGCAGAAATGGTTTTGATACCATGAAAAAGATGACACATCAGGCGTCCTGGTCAAAATCTGTCTATGATGTTTACGATGATGCAACACTTCCGTTAGATTGGACTGAAAAATTAAAGGAAAAATGTGATGAAGTCGGAATTGAATATATGACAAGCCCATATGATGTGGAATCTGTCGACAGGGTAGATCCTTATGTTAATGCATACAAGATTGGTTCCGGTGATATTCAATGGACAGAAATGCTTGAGTATATCGCATCAAAGGGAAAACCGGTGATAATTGCATCAGGAGCATCATCTTTAGAGGATGTGAAACGCGCATACCAGAGTATTCGGAAATATACCAATGAAATTGTTCTTATGCAGTGCAACACAAACTACACAGCAAGTATTGAAAACTATAAATATATTAACTTAAGGGTTTTAAATACATATAAAGAGTTGTTCCCGGATTGTGTATTAGGTTTGTCGGATCATACGTATGGACATGCTACCGTACTGGGGGCATGCGCACTTGGAGCAAGAGTATTTGAAAAGCACTTTACCGACGACAATGACAGAATTGGACCGGATCATAAATTCTCTATGACACCAAAGACATGGAAAGAAATGGTAGAACAGACAATGTTACTGTACGAAGCATTGGGTGACGGAGAGAAAAAAATTGAAGAGAATGAGAAGGATTCCAGTGTCGTACAAAGAAGGGCAATCTATCTGACGAAGGATAAGAAAAAAGGAGAAGTTATCACAAAAGAGGATATTTTCCCACTTCGTCCGTACAAAGAAGGCGGCTATGCACCATATCTTGAAAATGAAGTGATTGGTAAAATTTTAACAATGGATATCAGCAAGGACACTATGCTAAAAAAGGAGATGCTTAAAACGTGCTAA
- a CDS encoding GNAT family N-acetyltransferase, which produces MLKGKKIYLTSIEKEDLEPLRNWRNREDYRKYFREYREISKDMQQRWYESKVLADNSTIMFAIRDLETDELLGCCGLCYINWVNRNSDLSLYIGKDFAYIDHEGIAKEACNLMFRYGFGELGLEKIWTEIYEFDKPKYELYQELGFHEDGILRKQYFHDGKWWNSYMLSLLSEEFKEA; this is translated from the coding sequence GTGCTAAAAGGAAAGAAAATCTACTTAACATCGATTGAAAAAGAAGATTTAGAGCCATTAAGAAACTGGAGAAACAGGGAAGATTACAGAAAATATTTTCGCGAATATAGAGAAATCAGTAAAGATATGCAGCAAAGATGGTATGAATCCAAGGTTCTTGCGGACAATTCGACGATTATGTTTGCAATCCGGGATTTAGAGACAGATGAATTATTAGGATGCTGCGGGCTATGTTATATCAACTGGGTCAACCGCAACTCGGATTTGTCGCTCTATATTGGAAAAGATTTTGCATACATTGATCATGAGGGAATTGCAAAAGAGGCATGTAATCTTATGTTTCGTTACGGATTTGGCGAATTGGGACTAGAGAAAATCTGGACAGAAATTTATGAATTTGATAAGCCAAAGTATGAATTATATCAGGAATTAGGATTCCATGAAGATGGAATTTTACGAAAACAGTATTTTCATGATGGGAAATGGTGGAATTCCTATATGTTATCCTTACTGAGTGAGGAATTTAAGGAGGCGTAG
- a CDS encoding aldo/keto reductase, which produces MADLCLGTVQFGMNYGVNNQIGRQPTQEESFGMIEYALQNGIKCIDTARAYGTAELVLGAYIEQNGIPKDVSLISKLRPNVVEEGEKDVCGVVRRECEDTLRRLHIDKLNGYLLHTPEYIYQKEIVDGMVKLKEEGLVENIGVSIYDIKEGEYALQTGVVDYIQLPYSILDQRGMRTGFIPKAKKSGIKIFTRSAFLQGLILMDKAKIPAHLSEAIPMIEKYESLVQKYEEDEVRSLIHFVADESEIDYLVFGVEEKQQLEQNIKKFHEKKMPAELMKEIKKEITNLEQNIIFPSLWSNGKKAE; this is translated from the coding sequence ATGGCAGATTTATGTCTTGGTACAGTACAGTTTGGAATGAATTATGGCGTTAACAATCAAATCGGACGGCAGCCTACACAGGAAGAGTCTTTTGGGATGATAGAATATGCACTACAAAACGGAATCAAGTGCATTGATACTGCAAGAGCATACGGAACAGCAGAATTGGTATTAGGTGCATACATTGAACAAAATGGCATTCCAAAAGATGTATCGCTCATCTCAAAGTTACGTCCTAATGTCGTAGAAGAGGGCGAAAAAGATGTCTGTGGTGTGGTACGAAGAGAGTGTGAGGATACGTTACGAAGACTTCACATTGACAAACTGAACGGATATCTTTTACATACACCGGAATACATTTATCAAAAAGAAATCGTGGATGGCATGGTGAAACTCAAAGAAGAAGGCTTGGTTGAGAACATCGGCGTTTCTATCTATGATATAAAAGAGGGCGAATATGCGCTGCAAACAGGTGTTGTAGATTATATCCAGCTGCCATACAGCATTTTGGATCAAAGGGGAATGAGAACCGGATTTATTCCAAAGGCGAAGAAATCCGGTATCAAGATTTTTACAAGAAGTGCTTTTTTACAGGGACTTATTCTGATGGATAAGGCAAAGATTCCGGCGCATTTATCAGAGGCAATTCCAATGATTGAAAAATATGAGAGTCTGGTTCAAAAATATGAAGAGGATGAAGTTCGCTCTCTCATTCATTTTGTGGCGGATGAGTCAGAGATTGATTATCTGGTATTTGGCGTGGAAGAAAAGCAGCAGTTAGAGCAGAATATAAAGAAATTCCATGAAAAAAAGATGCCTGCAGAACTTATGAAGGAAATCAAAAAAGAAATTACAAATCTGGAGCAAAATATTATATTCCCAAGTCTTTGGTCAAATGGAAAAAAGGCAGAATAA
- a CDS encoding glycosyltransferase family 2 protein, whose translation MRPFLSICIPTYNRGEIVNRTVRNILKSEREDIEVVASNNCSTDKTEELLLSIEDERFHYFKNKYNNGTNNLVSVLTYATGEYLLLISDEDEVVLKNLDSYIKTLKKERPAVMLGSAAVNRNRYVNNGEIYAKKGYEALKAFGFGNTYMSGYIFNNDILKIILDGTYGTEINRKFGYAYNFIDLTRRMLQYGNFMTKAEIITTQREHGKRDMGIHFDGGTCAYAPEYKVENFYDAVNDLCNIKITQHQKYKLLEQYKIEIVFNRSLSDYLDTYTGKALRQANCEGEMRIAAYYRENTARIKGMKFYTRLYKNIKDCNSYIEKSGVFQEKYAAVKCKYAHDTWNIFIQYYKKLREFTCAKIMLETK comes from the coding sequence ATGAGACCATTTTTGAGTATATGCATTCCGACATACAACCGGGGTGAGATTGTAAATCGAACGGTAAGAAATATTTTAAAATCTGAGCGTGAAGACATTGAGGTTGTTGCGAGCAATAACTGTTCCACAGATAAAACAGAAGAATTATTGCTTTCTATTGAAGATGAAAGATTCCATTATTTCAAAAATAAATATAACAATGGGACAAACAACCTGGTATCGGTATTGACCTATGCAACCGGAGAATATTTACTTTTGATTAGTGATGAAGATGAGGTAGTGCTGAAAAATTTAGACTCCTATATTAAGACACTGAAAAAAGAAAGACCGGCAGTTATGCTGGGTTCTGCAGCTGTAAACCGGAATCGTTATGTAAACAATGGTGAAATATATGCCAAGAAGGGGTACGAGGCATTAAAAGCATTTGGTTTCGGTAATACCTACATGAGTGGTTATATTTTTAACAATGATATTTTAAAAATTATTTTAGATGGAACTTATGGAACAGAAATCAATCGAAAGTTTGGATATGCGTACAATTTCATAGATTTAACACGAAGAATGTTACAGTATGGCAATTTTATGACAAAGGCTGAGATTATTACAACACAACGGGAACATGGAAAACGTGATATGGGAATTCACTTTGATGGTGGAACCTGCGCTTACGCTCCAGAGTACAAAGTAGAGAATTTCTATGATGCTGTCAATGATTTATGTAATATTAAGATTACGCAGCATCAAAAATATAAGCTGCTAGAACAATACAAAATAGAGATTGTATTCAACCGAAGTTTAAGTGATTACCTGGACACTTATACAGGAAAGGCACTCCGCCAGGCAAACTGCGAAGGGGAGATGCGGATTGCAGCCTATTACAGAGAAAATACTGCTAGAATAAAAGGGATGAAGTTCTATACACGGTTGTACAAGAACATAAAAGACTGTAACAGCTATATTGAAAAATCTGGCGTGTTTCAGGAAAAATATGCAGCAGTGAAATGCAAGTATGCGCATGATACTTGGAATATTTTTATACAATATTATAAAAAATTGCGCGAGTTTACCTGTGCAAAAATAATGTTGGAAACAAAATAA
- a CDS encoding NAD-dependent epimerase/dehydratase family protein, which yields MLKIHPIIEEDIRRICEETLPWEKLKEKTILVTGASGFLASYLVYTLLKLNEEYELNIKINALCRNKNKAEQKFGDATKNGTLTMLYQNVCDEIADVYKSDIVIHAASPSTPYIVQKHPYQVFEANVLAYDKLLKKCKEWHTSDVLLFSSSAVYGYSTPLSGVSEDYREKIDFTNYKDVYCLSKQMLEMMTESIRNELECRFHIVRPFVVYGPGEVFSHKKCMTDFMKNCICEEDIVMKSSGDAIRSYIYIRDAIAAMFYIFLKGDQKAYNIASEENVCSIKELAELFCKINGNIQVKCEKSTEEYLKSRSQAIAGKNDRLKELGWREETSLEEGLTRTVQWAKESDFLEM from the coding sequence GTGTTAAAAATCCATCCGATTATTGAAGAAGATATTCGCAGAATATGTGAGGAAACATTGCCATGGGAAAAGTTAAAAGAAAAGACCATACTTGTGACAGGTGCAAGTGGATTTTTAGCGTCCTATCTGGTTTATACCTTGCTGAAACTGAACGAAGAATATGAACTAAATATAAAGATAAATGCATTATGCAGAAATAAAAACAAGGCGGAACAAAAATTCGGGGATGCCACAAAAAATGGAACATTAACGATGTTGTATCAAAATGTATGTGATGAAATTGCGGATGTCTATAAAAGCGATATTGTAATTCATGCAGCAAGCCCGTCAACACCGTACATTGTGCAGAAACATCCGTATCAGGTTTTTGAGGCGAATGTGTTAGCTTATGATAAGCTTTTGAAAAAGTGCAAAGAATGGCATACATCGGATGTGCTATTGTTCAGCTCCAGTGCAGTGTATGGCTATTCTACGCCGCTGTCAGGTGTTTCGGAAGATTATCGGGAAAAGATAGATTTTACAAACTACAAAGATGTCTACTGTTTGTCCAAACAGATGCTTGAAATGATGACAGAAAGTATTCGGAATGAACTGGAATGCAGGTTTCATATTGTCCGTCCATTTGTGGTATATGGACCGGGAGAGGTATTTTCCCATAAAAAATGTATGACAGACTTTATGAAAAACTGTATCTGTGAAGAAGATATTGTAATGAAATCATCGGGAGATGCCATACGTTCCTATATCTATATCAGGGATGCAATAGCGGCAATGTTTTACATTTTTCTAAAAGGAGACCAAAAGGCGTACAACATTGCAAGTGAAGAGAATGTATGCAGTATTAAGGAACTGGCAGAACTTTTTTGTAAGATAAATGGAAACATTCAGGTAAAATGTGAAAAATCGACGGAAGAATATTTGAAATCGAGAAGTCAGGCGATTGCGGGGAAAAATGACCGCCTGAAGGAGCTTGGCTGGAGAGAAGAAACCTCATTGGAGGAAGGCTTAACAAGGACAGTCCAATGGGCAAAAGAAAGCGATTTCTTAGAGATGTGA
- a CDS encoding WcbI family polysaccharide biosynthesis putative acetyltransferase: MEKRKIAIFGSGAIGKKAYYMLQEEYEIVKFYDNNEAKVGTQIDGIPIVKWNGTYDGILIVIALLQYEQVVEQLAKCGLRPITDFTLWKNFYPFEELSYFDFYKMEIACGKKIDYQNFLPKRKLAVVFGNCQTSVLEELFSYSPDFRKEYAVVYIPRIFEFVYDKEYATYFANDTNFWKQVDLFIYQKVSKSNRFSELVASDRIMGMLKPSCQKVCILNTYFTGYYPQMCKNAGAHLKSVQNSGLFPYGDTVVESYLQKGFSVEEIIQKIQESVVFPEKTIEEGVRQSFAEMKRREKEADVAISDYILANYKKKQLFYSPNHPCMSVLFEYANRILKYLGFGPLAVDEIDLLTKTDTLKGEDIPLYPDVISYLGLEEYERFYYPNRYIYNNLRVGFEDWIRMYVKDKQKRDV; the protein is encoded by the coding sequence GTGGAAAAAAGAAAGATAGCAATATTTGGTTCAGGTGCAATTGGAAAAAAGGCATATTATATGCTTCAGGAAGAATACGAAATTGTAAAGTTCTACGATAACAATGAGGCAAAAGTGGGAACACAAATAGATGGAATTCCAATCGTAAAGTGGAATGGAACTTACGATGGAATCCTTATTGTCATTGCACTTTTGCAATATGAGCAGGTGGTAGAACAGTTGGCAAAGTGCGGGCTACGTCCAATTACAGATTTTACATTATGGAAAAACTTTTATCCGTTTGAGGAACTGTCTTATTTTGATTTTTATAAGATGGAAATTGCATGTGGAAAAAAGATTGATTATCAGAATTTTTTGCCAAAGAGAAAGCTGGCGGTTGTTTTTGGCAATTGTCAGACAAGTGTGTTAGAGGAGCTGTTTTCTTATAGTCCGGACTTTAGAAAAGAATATGCAGTTGTCTATATCCCTAGAATTTTTGAATTTGTATATGATAAGGAATATGCGACGTACTTTGCGAATGACACCAATTTTTGGAAACAGGTTGATTTGTTTATTTATCAAAAGGTATCAAAAAGTAATCGTTTTTCCGAATTGGTTGCCTCGGACAGAATAATGGGAATGTTAAAGCCCTCCTGTCAAAAGGTATGCATTTTGAATACCTATTTCACGGGATATTATCCACAAATGTGTAAAAATGCGGGTGCACATTTGAAATCGGTGCAAAACTCTGGACTTTTTCCGTATGGAGATACCGTGGTAGAATCCTATTTGCAAAAAGGTTTTTCCGTCGAGGAGATAATTCAAAAGATACAGGAATCTGTCGTGTTTCCAGAGAAAACAATCGAAGAAGGGGTTCGCCAGTCTTTTGCGGAGATGAAACGCCGGGAGAAAGAGGCAGATGTAGCAATATCGGATTACATTCTTGCCAACTATAAGAAAAAACAACTTTTTTATTCCCCAAATCATCCATGTATGAGTGTATTGTTCGAGTATGCAAACCGGATTTTAAAATATCTGGGTTTCGGTCCGCTTGCGGTGGATGAAATCGATTTACTGACGAAAACAGATACGTTAAAGGGAGAGGATATTCCGCTATACCCAGATGTGATTTCATATCTTGGGTTGGAGGAGTATGAAAGATTCTACTATCCAAATCGTTATATTTATAACAATCTGCGCGTGGGCTTTGAGGATTGGATTCGAATGTATGTAAAAGATAAGCAAAAAAGAGATGTGTAA
- a CDS encoding thiamine pyrophosphate-binding protein, with protein sequence MRVADYFALELKKNKVTDIFGIPGGVLLPFLYAVDACEGIEAHLNFHEQAAGYAACGYAQGSGRLGVAYATKGPGIMNMMTPIAEAYYDSIPVLFITAHANEKKPDGMRFLHEQEMDLLSVVKGITKYAARVDDAASACREIKKACRIAQEGRKGPVLLDVSAKVLKQEMEKETDIPGVRLEKEDESGWKKECEKVADTLCHAKRPILLIGDGMREKETTILVREFAEKRNIPVLSSRVSQDLLVDSQQYYGYIGSHGIRYSNFILSKADFILALGNRMSFPAASESFRPIVEKADIVRVDIDATEFQRVIPNCKNIRADVKDFIMALEEVMDDLHGDKNWSQVCDTLREKLKECDMEEPQRRIASILNEINEDATIVCDVGNSELWFSRAFAYTRKKMTILSSKSFKTVGCALAKAIGVYYETQKPVICMTGDQGLQFNIQELQFISQNHIPITIVVYNNHSSGMMRSSEQRMGYSYFLQTTEDSGFGMPKLKDIARAYQLEFFDEKDLNQEALRQVLSETTPKILQLEFQEEYDVKQVLPKGNPCQKFLPELEEHLYRELDDM encoded by the coding sequence ATGAGAGTTGCTGATTACTTTGCATTAGAATTAAAAAAGAATAAGGTAACTGATATTTTCGGAATTCCAGGAGGCGTTTTGCTTCCATTCCTTTATGCCGTAGATGCTTGTGAGGGGATAGAGGCGCATCTGAATTTTCATGAGCAGGCAGCAGGATATGCAGCATGTGGGTACGCACAAGGTTCGGGACGGCTGGGTGTTGCCTATGCTACGAAAGGGCCTGGCATTATGAACATGATGACACCAATAGCGGAAGCATATTATGATTCTATACCAGTGTTATTTATAACAGCGCATGCAAATGAGAAAAAGCCGGATGGCATGAGGTTTTTGCATGAACAGGAGATGGACTTGCTATCTGTTGTAAAAGGCATTACAAAGTATGCAGCAAGAGTCGATGATGCGGCATCTGCCTGCAGGGAAATTAAAAAAGCCTGCCGGATTGCACAGGAGGGAAGAAAAGGACCGGTACTTCTGGATGTTTCGGCAAAAGTGTTAAAGCAAGAGATGGAAAAGGAAACCGATATTCCGGGGGTACGTTTAGAAAAAGAAGACGAGTCTGGTTGGAAAAAAGAATGCGAAAAGGTCGCAGACACGCTTTGCCATGCAAAGAGACCAATCCTCTTGATTGGTGATGGAATGCGGGAGAAAGAGACCACGATTCTGGTAAGAGAATTTGCAGAAAAGCGAAACATTCCGGTATTATCAAGCAGAGTTTCACAAGATTTGCTGGTAGATTCCCAGCAGTATTATGGCTATATTGGAAGTCATGGAATCCGATACAGCAATTTTATCTTGTCAAAGGCAGATTTTATCTTGGCTTTGGGAAATCGAATGTCATTTCCGGCGGCATCGGAAAGTTTCCGTCCGATTGTAGAAAAAGCGGATATTGTGCGGGTTGACATTGATGCAACGGAATTTCAAAGAGTAATTCCAAATTGTAAAAATATCAGGGCAGATGTAAAAGACTTTATCATGGCGTTGGAAGAAGTGATGGACGACTTACATGGGGATAAAAACTGGAGTCAGGTTTGCGATACACTGAGGGAAAAATTAAAGGAGTGTGACATGGAAGAACCTCAGCGAAGAATTGCTTCTATTCTGAATGAAATAAATGAGGATGCCACAATTGTATGCGATGTAGGAAACAGCGAACTTTGGTTTTCACGTGCATTTGCGTATACGAGAAAGAAAATGACAATTTTATCTTCCAAGTCATTCAAGACAGTGGGCTGTGCACTTGCAAAAGCAATCGGTGTTTATTATGAGACCCAAAAGCCGGTTATTTGCATGACAGGAGACCAGGGGCTGCAGTTCAATATACAGGAACTACAATTTATTTCACAAAACCATATTCCAATTACAATTGTAGTTTATAACAATCATTCATCCGGCATGATGCGTAGCAGCGAACAAAGAATGGGATACTCCTATTTTTTACAAACGACAGAAGATTCCGGCTTTGGCATGCCGAAGTTAAAGGATATCGCAAGAGCTTATCAACTGGAATTTTTTGATGAGAAAGACCTAAATCAGGAGGCACTAAGGCAGGTCTTGTCTGAGACGACGCCAAAGATTTTACAGTTGGAATTTCAAGAAGAGTATGATGTGAAACAGGTTCTGCCAAAAGGAAATCCATGTCAGAAGTTTCTTCCGGAACTAGAGGAACATTTGTATCGTGAACTGGATGATATGTAG